The following are encoded in a window of Candida dubliniensis CD36 chromosome 4, complete sequence genomic DNA:
- a CDS encoding intracellular protein transport protein, putative (Similar to S. cerevisiae USO1;~has some discrepancy with C. albicans ORF annotation in CGD;~In S. cerevisiae: putative orthologue encodes cytoskeleton-related protein for protein transport from the ER to the Golgi complex) codes for MSDKQINQFKSMNINFRDKLREAYLNNKHEFDDQDNRIIQPLLNDVLYSNGSTNNNLRESIKKKWDGLSKDINDINNSQFDIPSGNNASVVKDKSDNDQQLNREEELGGGLNGKYKNGDIQPQNKATTINTNNIKSRIPMIPNDNKSQVRFQQPLNNDEEINQLKKTIESLNNKIKHQIIEKKDIIEEFQTKEIRMMKNNQNEINKLIKKYEIKLKNQQQQQQQDKQTTNDNGGVIIDQLGIQIDKLNNEIDNKNLQIIQLTNQVSNLKDENFNLKRENNRLKHSNESPSKETNPSDNSESQELRKLIDNLTKENIELRSQYNQLKNNSASNSFQYGSVQGDDSDDEEQEDQEEVNGIISRYKEEDDVIDRVAKSNNGLEYDTQRILKKEYGKNPRIPSPSLSPPKLQAKIDDDSTTSKGMGTAANEAKFESELDSVTTDLLKVKKEEEIDTTQQMLRKHWH; via the coding sequence ATGTctgataaacaaataaatcaattcaaatcaatgaatatcaatttcagAGATAAATTACGTGAAGCttatttaaacaataaacatgaatttgatgatcAAGATAATAGAATCATCCAaccattattaaatgatgtATTATATTCCAATGGTagtactaataataatttacgggaatcaataaagaaaaaatggGATGGATTAAGTAAAGAtataaatgatattaataatagtCAATTTGATATTCCTTCAGGAAACAATGCGCTGGTGGTGAAAGATAAAAGTGACAAtgatcaacaattgaatagagaagaagaattaggAGGTGGATTGAATGGGAAATATAAAAATGGTGATATTCAACCTCAAAATAAGGCAACAACTATTAATACGAATAATATCAAGTCAAGAATTCCAATGATAcctaatgataataaatcacaGGTAAGATTTCAACAACCGttgaataatgatgaagaaataaatcaattaaaaaaaactattgaatcattaaataataaaatcaaacatcaaatcattgaaaagaaagatataATTGAGGAATTTCAAACTAAAGAAATTCGTatgatgaaaaataatcaaaatgaaattaataaattgattaaaaaatatgaaattaaattgaaaaatcaacaacaacaacaacaacaagacaaacaaacaaccaATGATAATGGTGGTGTTATTATTGACCAATTAGGAAtacaaattgataaattaaataatgaaattgataataaaaatttacaaataaTACAATTAACTAATCAGGTTTCTAATTTGAAAgatgaaaatttcaatttaaaacGAGAGAATAATCGATTAAAACATAGCAATGAATCGCCATCTAAAGAAACTAACCCATCAGATAATTCTGAAAGTCAAGAATtaagaaaattgattgataatttgactAAAGAGAATATTGAATTACGATCacaatataatcaattgaaaaataatagtGCTAGTAATAGTTTCCAATATGGTAGTGTCCAAGGTGATGatagtgatgatgaagaacaagaagatcAAGAAGAAGTAAATGGGATTATATCTCGATATaaggaagaagatgatgttATAGATAGGGTtgcaaaatcaaataatggaTTAGAATATGATACTCAACGgatattgaagaaagaaTATGGTAAAAATCCGAGGATTCCGTCGCCATCATTATCGCCACCAAAACTACAAGCTAagattgatgatgatagcACTACTAGTAAGGGTATGGGAACTGCGGCCAACGAGGCAAAGTTTGAATCGGAGTTAGATTCAGTGACCACAGATTTATTGAAAgttaaaaaagaagaagaaatagatACAACTCAACAAATGCTACGCAAACATTGGCACTGA